A single window of Eucalyptus grandis isolate ANBG69807.140 chromosome 1, ASM1654582v1, whole genome shotgun sequence DNA harbors:
- the LOC104434453 gene encoding protein RADIALIS-like 4, with translation MGEFPNGWSWEENKLFEVALAMVDEQDPDRWEVVAAIVGGKKSAEEVQRHYVILLEDLHFIESGCLDHELEDAQSYGQVECISQSVYWTDEDQELFIQLDIN, from the coding sequence ATGGGTGAATTTCCCAATGGGTGGAGTTGGGAAGAGAACAAGCTGTTTGAGGTGGCTCTGGCGATGGTGGATGAACAAGACCCAGATCGGTGGGAGGTGGTCGCGGCCATTGTCGGAGGGAAGAAGAGTGCAGAGGAAGTGCAGAGACATTATGTAATCCTTCTGGAGGATTTGCACTTCATTGAATCTGGGTGTCTTGATCACGAGCTGGAGGATGCTCAGTCATATGGTCAAGTTGAGTGTATTAGTCAGTCAGTGTATTGGACAGACGAGGATCAAGA